One window of Acipenser ruthenus chromosome 17, fAciRut3.2 maternal haplotype, whole genome shotgun sequence genomic DNA carries:
- the LOC117423524 gene encoding protein tweety homolog 2-like produces the protein MSTARVDYIAPWWTYWLHNFPHINLQLKPVDSSFNPQEENYQQSLIFLVCVVAAGLGLNLLFLAIYLGCLCCCQSDGEDEETKRPRSCCITWTAVIAGLLCCAAVGVGFYGNSEMNDGVYQLTYSLYHANHTLNGVNTLVSGTMDSMQGSLKQHLARLDEIFAMRGDYIQTLRFIQQMADNIIMQLTGLPDWGQTKVDLARIADQTSYVEYYRWLTYLLLLILDLVICLVACLGLAKQSRWLLTTMMMFGVLTLILSWASLGVDTATAVGTSDFCVAPDKFIMNLTHSGISTDIVHYYLYCSQSMPNPFQQALTIYQRSVTTMQIQIQGLLQFAVPVFPTAERDLLGIQKLLNGSEASLHQLTALLDCRSLHKDYLDALIGVCYDGVEGLLYLSLFSLLAATAFCAMLCAIPRAWRHFDNRDRDYDDIDEEDPFNPQVQRIAAHNPVREQIHSFCSYSSSMGSQSSLQPPAQAVSNAPVSEYMNQSVLFGGNPRYENMPLIGRGSPPPSYSPSMKATYLSVTDDLLRHYGSDLQV, from the exons ATGTCCACGGCAAGGGTGGACTACATTGCTCCGTGGTGGACATACTGGCTGCACAATTTTCCTCACATCAACCTCCAACTTAAACCCGTGGACAGCAGCTTTAACCCGCAGGAGGAGAACTATCAGCAG TCTCTGATTTTCCTGGTGTGCGTGGTGGCCGCTGGCCTGGGCCTCAACCTGCTCTTTCTGGCTATCTACCTGGGCTGCCTGTGCTGCTGCCAGAGTGACGGGGAGGACGAGGAGACCAAGAGACCCAGATCCTGCTGCATCACCTGGACAGCGGTCATTGCAGGGCTCCTGTGCTG CGCTGCTGTTGGCGTTGGTTTCTATGGAAACAGTGAAATGAACGATGGCGTGTACCAGCTGACCTACTCCCTCTACCATGCCAACCACACCCTGAATGGAGTCAACACACTG GTTTCGGGCACGATGGACAGCATGCAGGGCAGTCTGAAGCAGCACCTGGCCCGACTGGACGAGATCTTTGCAATGCGCGGCGATTACATCCAGACCCTGCGCTTCATACAGCAGATGGCTGACAACATCATCATGCAGCTGACCGGCCTCCCGGACTGGGGTCAGACCAAAGTGGACCTGGCCAGGATCGCTGACCAGACCAGCTACGTGGAGTACTACAG gtGGCTCACTTACCTGCTGCTGCTGATCCTTGACCTGGTCATCTGCCTGGTGGCCTGTCTAGGTCTGGCGAAGCAGTCTCGCTGGCTGCTCACCAC AATGATGATGTTTGGGGTCCTGACCCTGATCCTGAGCTGGGCGTCGCTGGGGGTGGACACAGCTACAGCAGTT GGCACCAGTGACTTCTGTGTGGCTCCAGACAAGTTCATCATGAACCTGACTCACAGTGGAATCAGCACAG ATATTGTGCATTATTACCTGTACTGTAGCCAGAGCATGCCTAACCCCTTCCAGCAG GCTCTGACAATCTACCAGCGCTCAGTGACCACCATGCAGATCCAGATTCAAGGGCTGCTCCAGTTCGCAGTGCCCGTGTTCCCCACCGCAGAG agAGATTTGCTGGGGATTCAGAAGCTGTTGAATGGTTCTGAAGCCAGCCTGCACCAGCTCACTGCCCTGCTGGACTGCCGGAGCCTGCACAAG GACTACCTGGACGCTCTGATCGGTGTGTGTTACGATGGGGTCGAGGGGCTGCTGTATCTCAGCCTCTTCTCACTGCTGGCAGCCACTGCCTTCTGTGCCATGCTGTGTGCCATCCCCCGCGCCTGGAGACACTTTGATAACAG GGATCGTGATTATGATGACATCGATGAGGAGGACCCCTTCAACCCCCAGGTGCAGCGCATCGCGGCCCACAATCCCGTGCGGGAACAGATTCACAGCTTCTGCAGCTACAGCAGCAGCATGGGCAGCCAGAGCAGCCTGCAGCCCCCCGCACAGGCCGTGTCTAACGCACCCGTCTCCGAGTACAT GAACCAGTCGGTGCTGTTCGGAGGGAACCCTCGCTACGAGAACATGCCCCTGATAGGGAGAGGCTCCCCTCCCCCCTCG TACTCTCCGAGCATGAAGGCCACCTACCTTTCTGTGACTGACGACCTGCTGAGGCACTATGGGAGTGATTTGCAGGTGTAG
- the LOC131697916 gene encoding large ribosomal subunit protein eL38-like, with translation MTYKRSLKRKSRPFPPRWQTELQSAHTNMPRKIEEIKEFLLTARRKDAKSVKIKKNKDNVKFKVRCSKYLYTLVITDKEKAEKLKQSLPPGLSVKELK, from the exons ATGACCTATAAAAGAAGCCTGAAGCGGAAGTCCCGCCCTTTCCCCCCTCGCTGGCAGACTGA GTTGCAGTCAGCACACACCAACATG CCTCGCAAGATTGAAGAAATCAAAGAGTTCCTGCTTACAGCTAGGAGGAAGGATGCCAAGT CCGTTAAGATCAAGAAGAACAAGGACAATGTGAAGTTCAAGGTGCGTTGCAGCAAGTACCTGTACACTCTGGTCATCACAGACAAGGAAAAGGCAGAGAAGCTCAAGCAGTCCCTGCCCCCAG GTCTGTCCGTGAAGGAACTGAAGTGA